The following coding sequences lie in one Pseudorasbora parva isolate DD20220531a chromosome 18, ASM2467924v1, whole genome shotgun sequence genomic window:
- the sptan1 gene encoding spectrin alpha chain, non-erythrocytic 1 isoform X7, which yields MDVSGVKVLESADDIQERRQQVLDRYRRFKELSTVRRQKLEDSYRFQFFRRDADELEKWIQEKLQIASDENYKDPSNLQGKLQKHQAFEAEVQANAGAIVKLDETGNLMISESHFASETIRTRLEELHRLWDLLLQKTKEKGVRLLQAQKLVQYLRECEDALDWISDKEAIATSEELGQDLEHVEVLQKKFEEFQTDLAAHEERVNEVNQAAGKLTQENHPEAELILKKQEEVNAAWQRLKGLAQQRQGKLFGAAEVQRFNRDVDETISWIKEKEQLMASDDFGRDLASVQALLRKHEGLERDLAALEDKVNTLGGEADRLQQTHPQNAAQIHLKRDELITNWEQIRTLAAERHARLNDSYRLQRFTADFRDLTSWVTEMKALINADELANDVAGAEALLDRHQEHKGEIDAHEDSFKSTDEAGQALLNTGHYASEEVKEKLGILSEEKVSLLELWELRRQQYEQCMDLQLFYRDTEQVDNWMSKQEAFLLNEDLGDSLDSVEALLKKHEDFEKSLSAQEEKITALDEFATKLIQNNHYAKEDVATRRDALLSRRNALHERAQFRRAALEDSFHLQQFFRDSDELKSWINEKMKTATDEAYKDPSNLQGKVQKHQAFEAELSANQSRIDALQKSGQELVDRKHYASGEVSTRMDEVSSQWKKLLEATELKGIKLREANQQQQFNRNVEDIELWLYEVEGHLASDDFGKDLTSVQNLQKKHALLEADVAAHQDRIDGITIQARQFQEAGHFDADNIRKKQEALVARYEALKEPMTARKQKLSDSLRLQQLFRDVEDEETWIREKEPIASSTNRGKDLIGVQNLLKKHQALQAEISGHEPRIKAVTQKGEAMVEEGHFAAEDVKAKLQELHNRWDGLKGKATQRRQDLEDSLQAQQYFADANEAESWMREKEPIVGSTDYGKDEDSAEALLKKHEALMSDLSAYGSSIQALKEQAQACRQQVAPTDDETGKELVLALYDYQEKSPREVTMKKGDILTLLNSTNKDWWKVEVNDRQGFVPAAYVKKLDPTQSSSRENLLDEQGSITLRQEQIENQYGTLQDLGEKRKDMLEKSCKKFMLFREANELQQWINEKESALTNEEVGSDLEQVEVLQKKFDDFQKDLKANESRLRDINKVASELESEGLMAEEAPVVQAQQLEMLGSAPCKDETDSKGTSPWKSVRLAVQTTANFNTIKELNNRWRALQQMAEDRSNMLGSAHEVQRFHRDADETKEWIEEKNQALNTDNYGHDLASVQALQRKHEGFERDLAALGDKVNSLGETAERLIQSHPEAVDDIQEKCTELNTAWSSLVGRADQRKEKLGNSHDLQRFLSDFRDLMSWINGIRGLVSSDELAKDVTGAEALLERHQEHRTEIDARAGTFQAFEQFGQQLLARGHYASPEIQQKLGALDRERADLEKAWVQRRMMLDQCLELQLFNRDCEQAENWMAAREAFLASDDKGDSLDSVEALIKKHEDFDKAINVQEEKIAALQSFADQLISADHYAKPEIFNRRNEVLDRWRRLKAQMIEKRSKLGESQTLQQFSRDVDEIEAWISEKLQTATDESYKDPTNIQSKHQKHQAFEAELHANADRIRGVIDTGNALIQRGACAGSEDAVKARLNALDEQWQFLVNKSAEKSQKLKEANKQQNFNTGIKDFDFWLSEVEALLASEDYGKDLASVNNLLKKHQLLEADISAHEDRLKDLNGQADSLMASNAFDTSQVKDKRDAVNGRFVKIKSMAAGRRAKLNESHRLHQFFRDLDDEESWIKEKKLLVSSEDYGRDLTGVQNLRKKHKRLEAELGAHEPAIQSVLETGKKLSDDNTIGQEEIQQRLAQFVEHWKELKDLAAARGQRLEESLEYQQFVANVEEEEAWINEKLNLVGSEDYGDTLAAVQGLLKKHEAFETDFTVHRDRVNDVCSNGDELIKKENHNVENIMAKMKALRGKVTELERAAAQRKAKLDENSAFLQFNWKADVVESWIGEKENSLKTDDYGRDLSSVQTLLTKQETFDAGLQAFQQEGITNITALKDQLLAAKHVQSKAIEARHATLMKRWNQLLSNSAARKKKLLEAQEHFRKVEDLFLTFAKKASAFNSWFENAEEDLTDPVRCNSLEEIRALRDAHDAFRSSLSSAEADFSQLAELDRQIKSYQVVSNPYTWFTMEALEETWRNLQKIIKERELELQKEQRRQEENDKLRQEFAQHANAFHQWLQETRTYLLDGSCMVEESGTLESQLEATKRKHQEIRAMRSQLKKIEDLGAAMEEALILDNKYTEHSTVGLAQQWDQLDQLGMRMQHNLEQQIQARNTTGVTEEALKEFSMMFKHFDKEKSGRLNHQEFKSCLRSLGYDLPMVEEGEPDPEFESILDIVDPNRDGNVSLQEYMAFMISRETENVKSSEEIESAFRALSAENKPYVTKEELYQNLTKEQADYCISHMKPYLDSKGREIPSAFDFVEFTRSLFVN from the exons ATGGATGTCAGTGGAGTCAAAGTTCTGGAGTCAGCCGATGACATCCAGGAGCGCCGACAGCAGGTTTTGGACCGGTACCGTCGTTTCAAGGAGCTGTCTACTGTGCGCAGACAGAAACTCGAAGACTCTTATCGGTTCCAGTTCTTCCGTCGAGATGCAGATGAGCTTGAGAAATGGATCCAAGAGAAGCTACAGATTGCCTCTGATGAGAACTACAAGGACCCCAGTAACCTACAG GGAAAGCTCCAGAAACATCAAGCCTTTGAGGCCGAGGTGCAGGCTAACGCTGGGGCCATCGTCAAACTGGATGAGACTGGCAACCTCATGATATCTGAGAGCCACTTTGCATCTGAAACCATCCGA ACCCGTCTAGAGGAGCTTCACCGTCTGTGGGACCTGCTGCTGCAGAAGACTAAAGAGAAGGGAGTGCGTCTCCTGCAGGCCCAGAAATTGGTGCAGTATCTGCGTGAGTGCGAGGATGCTCTGGACTGGATCAGTGACAAG GAAGCGATTGCCACCTCGGAGGAGCTTGGGCAGGACCTGGAGCATGTGGAAGTTCTACAGAAGAAGTTTGAGGAGTTCCAGACAGATCTGGCAGCCCACGAGGAGCGTGTGAATGAGGTGAACCAGGCAGCCGGTAAGCTAACCCAGGAGAACCACCCAGAGGCTGAGCTCATCCTTAAGAAGCAGGAGGAGGTGAACGCTGCCTGGCAGAGACTGAAGGGCTTGGCTCAGCAGAGGCAGGGCAAGCTGTTTGGAGCTGCTGAGGTGCAGCGCTTCAACCG GGATGTGGATGAGACAATCAGCTGGATTAAGGAGAAGGAGCAGCTGATGGCATCTGATGATTTTGGTCGTGACCTCGCCAGCGTTCAAGCCCTGCTCCGGAAACACGAGGGGCTGGAAAGAGACTTGGCAGCCTTGGAGGACAAG GTAAACACTCTTGGTGGTGAGGCAGACCGTCTGCAGCAGACACACCCCCAAAATGCCGCTCAGATCCACCTGAAAAGAGACGAACTCATTACCAACTGGGAGCAAATCCGTACCCTGGCGGCTGAGCGACATGCTCGACTCAATGACTCCTACAG gctGCAGCGCTTCACTGCAGATTTCCGTGATCTGACCAGCTGGGTGACAGAGATGAAGGCTCTGATCAACGCAGATGAACTGGCCAACGATGTGGCTGGAGCTGAGGCCCTGCTTGACCGCCACCAGGAACATAAG GGCGAGATTGACGCTCATGAGGATAGTTTCAAATCTACTGATGAGGCTGGGCAAGCTCTGCTGAACACTGGGCATTATGCTTCTGAGGAAGTCAAGGAAAAG CTGGGTATACTCTCTGAAGAAAAAGTGTCTCTTCTGGAGCTGTGGGAGTTACGCAGGCAGCAGTATGAGCAGTGCATGGACCTGCAGCTCTTTTACAGGGACACCGAGCAGGTTGACAACTGGATGAGCAAGCAAGAG GCTTTCCTGCTGAATGAAGATCTAGGTGATTCTCTGGACAGCGTTGAAgctcttctgaagaaacacgaAGACTTTGAGAAATCCCTCAGTGCCCAGGAAGAGAAAATCACT GCCCTGGATGAATTTGCCACCAAACTGATCCAAAACAATCATTACGCCAAAGAGGATGTGGCCACCCGCAGAGATGCA cTGCTGAGCAGACGCAACGCTCTTCATGAGCGTGCTCAGTTTCGCCGTGCCGCCCTGGAGGACTCTTTCCATCTACAGCAGTTTTTCCGGGACTCTGATGAGCTCAAGAGCTGGATCAATGAGAAGATGAAGACCGCCACTGATGAGGCCTACAAG GATCCATCCAACCTGCAGGGCAAGGTACAGAAGCACCAGGCCTTCGAGGCCGAGCTCTCTGCTAATCAGAGCCGCATTGATGCACTGCAGAAGTCAGGCCAGGAGCTGGTTGATCGGAAACACTATGCCTCCGGCGAGGTATCCACCCGAATGGATGAGGTCAGCTCTCAGTGGAAGAAACTTCTAGAGGCAACTGAGCTCAAAG GGATAAAGTTACGTGAAGCAAACCAGCAGCAGCAGTTCAATCGTAATGTAGAGGACATCGAGCTGTGGCTGTATGAGGTGGAGGGACACCTGGCCTCCGATGACTTTGGAAAAGACCTGACCAGCGTCCAGAACCTTCAGAAGAAACATGCTCTGCTGGAGGCTGACGTGGCTGCCCACCAG GACCGTATTGATGGCATTACCATCCAAGCCAGGCAGTTTCAGGAGGCCGGCCATTTTGATGCTGATAACATCCGCAAGAAACAAGAGGCTCTGGTGGCACGCTACGAGGCCCTAAAGGAGCCCATGACCGCCCGTAAACAGAAGCTTTCAGACTCTCTGCGCCTTCAGCAACTTTTCAGGGATGTAGAAGATGAGGAGACCTGGATCCGGGAGAAGGAACCTATTGCTTCCTCCACCAACAGGG GAAAAGACCTTATTGGAGTCCAGAaccttctgaagaaacaccaggCTCTGCAGGCAGAAATCTCTGGTCATGAGCCCAGAATCAAGGCTGTTACTCAGAAGGGGGAGGCCATGGTTGAGGAGG GTCACTTTGCAGCGGAGGATGTGAAAGCTAAGCTCCAAGAGCTGCACAACCGCTGGGACGGACTAAAGGGAAAAGCGACCCAGCGTAGACAGGATCTGGAGGACTCCCTTCAGGCTCAGCAGTACTTTGCTGATGCCAACGAGGCTGAGTCCTGGATGAGGGAGAAGGAGCCCATTGTAGGAAGCACTGACTATGGCAAAGACGAGGACTCCGCAGAG GCACTGCTGAAGAAGCATGAGGCACTGATGTCTGATCTGAGTGCATATGGCAGCAGCATCCAGGCCTTAAAAGAACAAGCTCAGGCCTGCAGA CAACAAGTGGCCCCCACTGATGATGAGACCGGTAAGGAGCTGGTTCTTGCTCTGTATGACTACCAGGAGAAGAGTCCACGTGAGGTCACCATGAAGAAGGGCGACATCCTCACTCTGCTAAACAGCACCAACAAG GACTGGTGGAAAGTGGAAGTGAACGACAGGCAGGGCTTTGTTCCCGCAGCGTACGTGAAAAAGTTGGACCCAACTCAGTCTTCCTCTCGCGAGAACCTTTTAGATGAACAGGGCAGCATCACTCTGCGACAGGAGCAGATTGAGAACCA GTATGGTACACTGCAAGACTTgggagagaagaggaaggacATGCTGGAAAAGAGCTGCAAGAAGTTCATGCTTTTCCGTGAGGCGAATGAACTGCAACAGTGGATCAATGAGAAAGAGTCAGCGCTGACTAATGAGGAGGTCGGCTCTGACCTGGAGCAAGTGGAAGTGCTGCAGAAGAAGTTTGATGACTTCCAGAAG GATCTGAAAGCAAATGAGTCTCGGCTGAGGGACATAAATAAGGTGGCATCTGAGCTGGAGTCTGAAGGACTGATGGCGGAAGAGGCTCCGGTTGTGCAGGCCCAG CAACTAGAGATGCTGGGTTCAGCTCCTTGCAAg gATGAAACTGACTCTAAGGGTACATCGCCATGGAAG TCTGTTCGCTTGGCTGTTCAAACAACGGCCAACTTTAATACTATTAAG GAGTTGAACAACCGCTGGAGGGCCCTGCAGCAGATGGCTGAAGACAGAAGCAACATGCTGGGTAGTGCTCATGAAGTGCAGAGGTTCCACAG GGATGCAGATGAGACCAAGGAATGGATTGAAGAGAAGAACCAAGCCCTGAACACCGATAACTACGGCCATGACCTCGCCAGTGTGCAGGCTCTGCAACGTAAGCACGAAGGCTTTGAGAGAGATCTGGCCGCTCTAGGAGACAAG GTGAACTCTCTGGGCGAGACTGCAGAGCGTCTGATTCAGTCTCATCCTGAGGCTGTGGATGACATTCAGGAGAAGTGCACCGAGCTGAACACGGCCTGGAGCAGCCTGGTGGGTCGTGCTGACCAACGCAAAGAAAAACTGGGCAACTCTCATGACCTGCAGCGCTTCCTCAGTGACTTCAG AGATCTCATGTCCTGGATCAATGGCATCAGAGGGCTTGTGTCCTCTGATGAGTTGGCCAAAGACGTCACTGGAGCTGAAGCCTTGTTGGAGAGACATCAG GAACACCGTACTGAGATCGATGCACGTGCAGGCACCTTCCAGGCCTTTGAGCAATTTGGACAGCAGCTTCTTGCCCGTGGCCACTACGCCAGCCCGGAGATCCAACAGAAGCTGGGGGCTCTTGACCGAGAGCGTGCTGACCTGGAGAAGGCCTGGGTTCAGCGCAGGATGATGCTGGACCAATGTCTGGAGCTGCAG CTATTTAACCGTGACTGCGAGCAGGCTGAGAACTGGATGGCAGCTCGCGAGGCCTTCTTGGCCAGCGATGACAAGGGAGACTCCCTGGACAGTGTGGAGGCCCTCATCAAGAAACATGAGGACTTTGACAAGGCTATCAATGTTCAG GAAGAGAAGATTGCAGCACTGCAGTCTTTTGCTGACCAGCTCATTAGTGCTGACCACTACGCTAAGCCTGAAATCTTTAATCGCCGCAATGAAGTCTTGGACAG GTGGCGCCGTCTCAAGGCACAGATGATTGAAAAACGCTCTAAGCTGGGTGAGTCACAGACTCTGCAGCAGTTCAGCAGAGACGTAGATGAGATTGAAGCATGGATCAGTGAGAAACTTCAGACCGCCACTGACGAGTCTTACAAGGACCCCACTAACATCCAG AGTAAGCACCAGAAGCACCAGGCTTTTGAGGCTGAGTTGCACGCTAATGCTGATCGTATCCGCGGGGTGATAGACACTGGCAATGCTCTCATCCAGAGAGGTGCTTGTGCTGGAAGTGAGGATGCTGTCAAG GCTCGTCTTAACGCTCTGGATGAGCAGTGGCAGTTCCTCGTCAACAAATCTGCTGAAAAGAGTCAGAAACTAAAGGAGGCAAACAAGCAGCAGAACTTCAACACTGGCATCAAGGACTTTGACTTCTGGCTGTCTGAG GTTGAGGCTCTTCTTGCCTCTGAGGATTATGGGAAAGATCTGGCCTCAGTCAACAATCTGCTTAAAAAGCACCAGCTTTTGGAGGCTGACATCTCTGCTCATGAG GATCGTCTGAAGGATCTTAACGGCCAGGCTGACAGCCTGATGGCCAGCAATGCCTTCGACACTTCCCAAGTCAAGGACAAGCGTGATGCCGTTAACGGACGCTTCGTCAAAATTAAGAGCATGGCTGCTGGACGCCGTGCCAAGCTGAACGAGTCGCATCGTCTGCACCAGTTCTTCAGGGATCTGGACGATGAGGAATCTTGGATCAA GGAAAAGAAGTTGTTGGTGAGCTCGGAGGACTACGGACGTGATTTGACAGGAGTACAGAATCTGAGGAAAAAGCACAAGAGGCTGGAGGCTGAGCTGGGAGCGCACGAGCCGGCCATTCAG TCTGTGTTGGAGACTGGGAAGAAGCTGTCTGACGACAACACCATAGGACAGGAGGAGATCCAGCAGAGGCTGGCCCAGTTTGTGGAGCACTGGAAGGAACTGAAAGATCTGGCTGCGGCTCG cgGGCAGAGGCTTGAGGAGTCGCTGGAATACCAGCAGTTTGTGGCGAATGTGGAAGAAGAGGAAGCCTGGATTAATGAGAAACTGAACCTGGTTGGAAGTGAAGATTACGGTGATACCCTGGCAGCCGTGCAG GGCTTGCTGAAGAAACATGAAGCATTTGAAACCGATTTTACAGTGCACAGAGACCGAGTGAATGATGTGTGTTCCAATGGAGATGAACTCATCAAAAAG GAGAACCACAATGTGGAGAACATCATGGCTAAAATGAAGGCCCTGCGTGGGAAGGTGACAGAGCTTGAGAGAGCTGCAGCTCAGAGGAAAGCCAAGCTGGATGAGAACTCTGCCTTCCTGCAGTTCAACTGGAAGGCTGATGTGGTGGAGTCATGGATTG GTGAGAAAGAAAACAGTCTGAAGACTGATGACTATGGTCGGGATCTCTCCTCGGTGCAGACTCTGCTCACCAAACAG GAAACCTTTGATGCAGGGCTTCAGGCTTTCCAGCAGGAGGGCATCACCAACATCACAGCCCTGAAAGACCAGCTGTTGGCAGCCAAACACGTGCAGTCCAAGGCCATCGAAGCTCGTCATGCCACCCTGATGAAGCGCTGGAACCAGCTGCTGTCCAACTCAGCCGCCCGCAAGAAGAAGCTTTTGGAAGCCCAGGAGCACTTCAGAAAG GTCGAGGATCTTTTCCTCACTTTTGCCAAGAAGGCCTCAGCCTTCAACAGCTGGTTTGAGAACGCTGAAGAAGATCTGACTGACCCCGTGCGGTGTAACTCTCTGGAGGAGATCAGGGCCCTGCGGGACGCCCATGACGCCTTCCGCTCTTCACTCAGCTCTGCAGAGGCCGACTTCAGCCAACTGGCAGAACTTGATCGCCAGATCAAGAGTTACCAAGTGGTATCCAACCCATACACTTGGTTTACCATGGAGGCTCTAGAGGAGACCTGGAGAAACCTTCAGAAGATCATCAAG GAGCGAGAGTTGGAGTTACAGAAGGAGCAGAGGAGACAGGAAGAGAACGATAAACTCAGACAAGAGTTTGCCCAACATGCCAATGCCTTCCACCAATGGCTACAAGAGACCAG GACATACCTTCTGGATGG GTCCTGCATGGTGGAAGAATCCGGAACTCTAGAGTCACAGCTAGAGGCCACTAAG CGTAAGCACCAGGAGATCCGTGCCATGCGCAGTCAGCTGAAGAAGATCGAGGATCTGGGAGCAGCCATGGAAGAGGCGCTGATCCTGGACAACAAATACACAGAACACAGCACCGTGGGTCTGGCCCAACAGTGGGACCAGCTCGACCAGCTGGGCATGAGGATGCAACACAACCTGGAACAACAGATCCAAGCCAG AAACACCACGGGAGTAACAGAGGAGGCCCTGAAGGAGTTCAGCATGATGTTCAA gcACTTCGACAAAGAAAAATCTGGACGTCTAAACCATCAGGAGTTCAAGTCTTGTCTGCGGTCTCTGGGCTATGACCTGCCCATGGTTGAAGAAGGAGAACCAGACCCGGAGTTTGAGTCCATCCTGGACATAGTGGATCCAAACAG gGATGGAAACGTGTCCTTGCAGGAGTACATGGCCTTCATGATCAGCCGAGAAACAGAGAATGTGAAGTCAAGCGAGGAAATCGAGAGCGCTTTCCGTGCTCTCAGTGCAGAGAACAAACCTTACGTCACCAAGGAAGAACTCTACCAG AACCTGACGAAGGAACAGGCAGACTACTGCATTTCCCATATGAAGCCCTACCTGGACAGCAAGGGCCGCGAGATCCCGTCAGCTTTCGACTTTGTGGAATTCACCCGCTCGCTCTTCGTCAACTGA